Genomic DNA from Nonomuraea rubra:
TCTGTCTCTCGCCCTGCTCGATCCAGCCGCCGTCGCCGAGGTGTCCCAACGTAACGTCCCCGTTCCCCGCGTGCTCACCCCTGACGGCGACCGCCTGGGCTACGCGCCGGTCCCGCGCCCCTACACGGGGGCGCGGCGGCTGACCGGGGTGCTGCTCGGCCACGATCCGGTCGCCAAGACGGACGTGTTGTGCGGTGGCACGGTGATCGGCTCGCGCAGCCGCAGCCTGGTGCTGACGGCCGCGCACTGCCTGTATCACAACGGGCGGCTGCTCAGGCACCTGGCCTTCCTGCCCGGGTTCGACCGGGGGCGGCCGCCGCTGGGGGTGTGGCCGGTCGTGCGGGCGTGGGTGCCGGCCAGGTGGCGCAGCAGGCCGTACTCGTCGGAGCTGCTGCCGTACGACGTGGGGCTGGTCGGCGTCGCCGGCGGCAAGCGGCCGCTGGAGTCGGTCACCGGGCGGGGGTTGTCGGCGATGCGCACGAGCAGGGGCACCGGGCTGCGCGGGCTCGAACTGCTCGGCTACCCGGCGGGGCGGGGGTATCCGGGGACGAAGATGTACCGGTGCGTGGGTGACGCGGTCGAGGGGGTCTCCGCGGGGCCCGGGCTGATGGTCACGCGCAACTGCCACGCCGCCGCCGGTGGCAGCGGCGGCCCGGCCCTGTACGGCGGGGCGGTGGCGGGTGTCGTGTCGTCGTCCAGCCCGCTGAACGACGACAAGGGTTACACGGTGCTGACCCGGCTGGGGGGAAGGCCGTTCGAGCGGATGTTCGCCAGGGCCGACCGGGAGATGCGGCTCAGGCCCACCGGCTGACGCCGCCGAAGCCCCGGCTCAGCCGGCCGCCTGTCCCCGTACGGTCTCAGCCGGCCGCCTGGGCCTGCTCGGTCTCGGTCGCGTGGCGGACGATCTCCTCGCAGAGGGCGTGGGTGGCCAGCGCGTCGGCGGCGTCGAGGCGGCGCCCGTCGCGCACCGCCGACAGGAACTCCAGGCAGATCTGCTCGATCCCGCGCTGGCTGGCGACCGGCACCCAGTCGGGCCGCCGGGCGAGCGTCTCGCCGCCCTGGTAGTCGATGACGTCGCCGAGGTTGACCACCCGCCGCTTGGCGCCGTCGCCCATGGCCGCGCAGCTCTCCTCGGCGGCGCCGCTCATCCGGTTCATGATCCCTAGGGCGGTGAAGCCGTCGCCCGACAGCTCCAGGACGATGTGCTCGATGAGGCCGTCCCTGACGCGGGTCCTGATCGTGGTGCCGGTGACCGGGCCCGGCGCGAGGAACCTGAGCGTGTCGGCCACGTGGATGAAGTCGTCGAAGATGGCCCGGCGCGGGAAGTCGGGCAGGTTGTGCCGGTGCTTCTCCATGAGGACGAGGTTCCGGGGGTGGGCGGCCAGCTCGGCGTACCCGGGGGCGTGCCGGCGGTTGAAGCCGACCATCAGGGATCTGCCCTCCGCCTCCGCGAGGCGGACGAGCTGCTCGGACTCGGCCAGGGTGTAGGCGATCGGCTTGTCGACGTAGACGTGGATGCCGGCGCTGAGCAGCGGTTCGACGATCTGCGGGTGGGCGTCGGTGGCCGCGTGCACGAACGCCGCGTCCACCCCGGCCTTGATCACCTCGTCCACGCTGGTGGACCGGGCGGCGATCCGGTAGGTGTCGCCGAGCCGTTGCAGCCGGGCCTCGTTGCGGGTGCAGAGGTGCAGGTCGAGAGCGGGCTGGGCGGCCAGCACGGGAA
This window encodes:
- a CDS encoding trypsin-like serine peptidase; translation: MLRLALSLALLDPAAVAEVSQRNVPVPRVLTPDGDRLGYAPVPRPYTGARRLTGVLLGHDPVAKTDVLCGGTVIGSRSRSLVLTAAHCLYHNGRLLRHLAFLPGFDRGRPPLGVWPVVRAWVPARWRSRPYSSELLPYDVGLVGVAGGKRPLESVTGRGLSAMRTSRGTGLRGLELLGYPAGRGYPGTKMYRCVGDAVEGVSAGPGLMVTRNCHAAAGGSGGPALYGGAVAGVVSSSSPLNDDKGYTVLTRLGGRPFERMFARADREMRLRPTG
- a CDS encoding Gfo/Idh/MocA family protein — protein: MKIAMIGLGDIAEKAYLPVLAAQPALDLHLCTRNEARLQRLGDTYRIAARSTSVDEVIKAGVDAAFVHAATDAHPQIVEPLLSAGIHVYVDKPIAYTLAESEQLVRLAEAEGRSLMVGFNRRHAPGYAELAAHPRNLVLMEKHRHNLPDFPRRAIFDDFIHVADTLRFLAPGPVTGTTIRTRVRDGLIEHIVLELSGDGFTALGIMNRMSGAAEESCAAMGDGAKRRVVNLGDVIDYQGGETLARRPDWVPVASQRGIEQICLEFLSAVRDGRRLDAADALATHALCEEIVRHATETEQAQAAG